CCTTGTTGGGGAAATGTTTGTGGAGGAATCAATTAGAAGGGGAGTCATTGTGGAGGGAGGTTATAGATCGGAAATATGGGAGTGATTGGGGGATGGTGTTCTAAGGAGGCTAGGGGGGCTTATGGTGTGAGTCTTGGGAAATTTATTAGAAAGGGATGGGAGAATTTTGTTAAACATATTAACATTGCTGTTGGTGAGGGTTCAAGGATCCGTTTTTggtttgatgtttggtgtggtgtTCAGGCTCTTTTTAGTGTGTTTCCGGCTATTTATCTTACGGCAGCCCATCGGAATGCTTCCATTTCTGATTTGTTAGTCCGTTCTAATACAACCTTGCAGTGGGATGTTGGTTTTACTAGAGCTACATAGGACTGGGAGCTTGATGAGATTTCTGAGTCTTTTCAGTTTCTTATATTCCTTGGGGTTTTGGGGTAGTGAGAGGGCCAAAATGATATGGAAGCATATGGGTAGTAAAAAGTTCTCAGTATGTGTTGACTGTTCAGCATTGTTCACCTTTTCCTTGGAAACTTATTTGGAGGTCTCATGTACCTTTCAAAGTCgcttttttcatatggacagCATCACTCGctttttttcatatggacagCATCACCTGGAAACATTTTGTCCATCGATAATTTGAGAAAGCATGGTTTTGTTGTTATGGAGTGTTGTTTCATGTGTAAGAAACATAGCGAATCTATGGATTATTTACTTTTGCACTGTGAGGTGGTAAAGGCATTTTGGAATGGTGTTTTCAGTAGAGTTGTGTTGGTTTGCGTGATGCCTATGAAAGTAGTGGATTTACTTGAGTTTTGGATGGGGCTTCAAAGTTCTCCTCAATTCGTTGCTATGTGGAAGATTGTTCTTTTTTGtctcatgtggtgtatttggtggAAAAGGAATGAGCAATGCTTTAATAAtaaggaaccatcttccacacaacaGCCACTTGAGGAGGGGAGGAACCTGTAATGGTGACAGAAACAATGGACAACAACCATATGGCTATGGAGCAAGCAGTTGGCGAGAATGAAATTATCAGCTTGTCGTTGGTGCCTTGTGTGGAAGAAGGTTTAGAGTTGGGAGTGTAGTTGGGTATTGTGTCTGGGGATAATGTCTTTCCCCtggtttcttttcctttgataAATGATATAGTGGGTTCGCCATCAGATTGGGTTTTGAATGGAGTTAACGGGGTTCAACAAATCCTGGGGCTTTCACATGGAGAATATGAAGATCAATTTAAAGCATTACTCATTGTGATCGAGGCGAGCCATGTgcttgaaaccaaatcaaattttaagaaaagcaaGGAGTTAAAGCATCTTTTAGGGGCAATCAACTATGATGCTAAGGGAAGTAGCTCAAGTCAAAGGAAGACTAAAGGGAGGGCATTGTGAAGACGTTCTTGTAGTGGGATTTTCGGGTAGAGGATTAGTTTTACGGGAAACAAGGGACtggggttggggaggtgtgtCACTTTCCAATTCAGGCTTGGTGTATTTTGGATAGTTTTCACGGGTTCTTTGGGCCATTAGGGACtctctagtatgggctaggtgttttcttgtatacatccAGTGTATTTGGTTACttctattgatatatataatatttttacttattaaaaaaaataataaggagCGCAGTGTGGAGGAAATCGGGAAattctttgtattttctttatttcaatGGTTTTCTGCAATAGTGTTTAATGGAGCTTCAGTTCATGATTTTCTGTTTTCATTTTCCTCTttatagaatgtaattaggtgttttcttttgtatatttcCACTATACATGGGCTTCACCTATTACATTCATGGAATAAAATTCTATCttatgaaaaaaacaaaaaaaatacaaaaaacccCAATCTCACCCAAAAGGATGAACTATTTGATATAGTCTAGGATTTTGGAAGCTGACTGTCAATGAGGCATTGAATGCCCATTATCTTTCTTCAGGTGCATTTAAAAAATGCCAATCCCACCCAAATGGATGAACTAGTTGATAGTTGAGGATTTTGGAAGATTACTGTCAATGAGGCAAAGATTTgtgttatgttatgctttttTCTTGTTTCCGTATTATTTTAAcagtttgtttgtatttatggaCTAGTTGATAGTTCATTCTATTTTAGcagtttgtttgtatttatgaaCTAGTTGAGAGTTAATTCTAAAGAATGATCAAAACTTTCAATTGATCCAGTGCTTAAAATCTGTCTACTAGTCTAAGCAAGAAGTAATGGTTCGTCACTTTCTACTTCTAATGATCTCTTTATGTTGACGAAATGCagagaaaattatatatgaacACCCACTGTGCTTCCCTAACATTGGGCTGATACAAATTCATGCTTTGAAGGTATACTCTTTTAACATTCAGAACAATACTGTTGAATATCTTGCTTGTTGAATACATATCTATGTCATTCCCGTTAACAAAGGTATAATAAACTTGGCAGGTTAAGCGCAAAGGATACTTTTATCACTTATCAGATTCCATGTTTGTAAAAAGTGCTTTTGATGGGGTCAAGAAGAATTGGTTTCTTGGTGTTGATGCTTCTCGTTCGGCAGAGCATGGTGAAAATCAACATTGCCTTGTTCCTGCCACTGAAAACAATCTATTACGCTGTTTTGGCATCAAGAATGGTACTTCTTTTGATAGGATTGATCCTCCTCATGATGGTCCACTGAAAAGGCAATCCAATTATGATGGTTCATCACTGCCGCTAGTTGAGAGCAACCATAATGCAAAAGAGAATGTTCCTATTGCTGACTGGTATGGTTCCAGTGAATCTAGTAGAggagttttaaaagaaaaggatgCTTCATTTACTGGAGTTGACAAAGATACGTCACAGCAGGATATTATAATTCCAGAAAAGTCTTTAATTGACGCAGGTAGAGAAGTTTCATGTGATATGAGGATGGGAATAAAAGACATTGCTGATGAACCTTGCAGGAGTTCGTCTTCTAATACAAGTAGGAGATTGGTTTCTAAAATAAAGAAGACTGACTATCTGAGCAAGGAGACTGAAGTTACAGAAAAACATGGAGATTGCGTAACTGGAAATTTCAATAATGATGTTGATTTGAAATGCAAGAAGTCTTTGGAGGAAGCTTCACAAGTGAGACTTCATGGAAAGAGAAAGCGTAAGattgaaaagaaagatgaagatgaagattcgTTGGAAGGAAAAACAGCTTTGACTTGcaattctaataaaaaaaattccaaggCAGTGGGTACATCTCAGCACTCCATGGGGGACAAACTGAAGACCAATGCCACCTTAGACACTATATTTACTGAACCAGTTGAGGATGTCCATTTGTTGGAAACTGGTTCAAGAAGTGGGAAGAGTAAGAAAAGGCGAAAGAAATCTTCAAATTCTATTAATCAAGTGCTGGCTGAAGTCCCTTCTGCTGGGAAAGATGCTGGGGAAAATTTTAGTGCTGCTGTGGTAATTAAATGCAAGGTTTTAGGTGAAGAACCTGGTGAAACATCAGTTCCTAGACAAGGTGTCCAGGAGGCTGCAACTTCTGAACTTTGTGGAATCTCTATAATGGAAAAAAAGCACGTTGATCTAGtccataaagaagaagaaattaataaattaccCCTCTCATTAGTGCACAAACAGAAGGCAAATGCCACCCTTGAACGTTTAGCTTCTGAACCTTTCAAGAATGTACATTTGGTAGTAGGAATTGACTCAGGCAGTGGGAAAAAGAAATCTTCAAATCCCTCTACTCAAGTAGATGCTGCCGCTCCATCTTGTGAGAAAGTTGTTGGGGAAGAAAGTTCTAGGGTCGCTGTGGGAATTAATCTGGAGGATTCAAGTAATGGACCACATTTAGATGGAGACATTGTTCAGGATGCAATGACTTCTGAACACTGTGGGCTCTCTCCGAAGGAAAAGCAATGTGACCCCTTCCCTGAAATTGGGGAACATGATAAATTGCCAGGTGACTTGCGCCCGTTGCATTGAATATGATTTAATCTAGTCTTGCTTTCATCAAATTGTATCTTAATTTTAAAGAATGCATCCCGTTGTTTTACAGGACAATTGTGAAATCTTGGCatgcttaaaaatattttccattatgaaaaaaatgtgtGTTCATGAGCCTCAAAAATTGTGCATTACTGCAAGGATGCTATCAGTTTTAGCAAGAATCTCttgcattgatattattttcttattttttaaaattataattttcagaATGCAAACCatcattaataaatttatttgtttgtgggGGTAAAATTTCCCTATATATTTACCACCTGCACTTCATTGATGCATTGCAGCTATGTTGATGTCCTGGAATCATGGCCTGCTGATTGTAATGTTATTGTTTGTTTGTAGATATCAACATGTGTGACACTAGTGCTGGGAATGTCAATAGCAATGACGATGCATCCAATGAAGAAACAGCAGTTGGAgttggaaaaatgaaaaatttgaaggATGGTTGTATTTTTGAGTTGAAAGGATTCAAAGAGCCTAGTAGTCTCCGAAAGGACATTGAGCTTTCCAGGCCTGAGAATACTGTCCCTAATGATGAGGATGATTGTGAAACTGGTTTGACTGATAGAGTTTACGTGGAAAGAGAATCATCACATAATAGAGTCTCAAAAAGAATACTGTCAGAAAAGTTCAAACCACCCAGTCAGAATGAAACAGACATGAATGCTAAAGAAGTGATTGCCACTTCTGAATCATTAAATGGGACTGGAATcctaaaggaaagaaaatcagttaagaaaggaaggaagaagaggaaaattgaGGATTCAGTTGAAGGGACACTAATGAAATCTCGTCTTGAGCATACTAAATGTTCCGAACATGACATATCTTCAACTGAGCCTCATAAAACTATAAATGGTGATGATTACAGTTGCAAAGATAAGCAAGAAGAAAGGGATTTTTCTCCAGTAAAGGGAAAAGAagtatcaaaaacaaaaacagttaGTACTCGTGTTTTGGGTGCTGGTTGGGAAACTGGTGAGGTCAATGGAGATGAGGTGGAGTCCTTGCAGCATATCAGCAAAGCCCAAGCAAATTCAGAGAGTACGGATGAAAAAATGGGaaagaaattatcaaaaacaaaaacagtaaAGGCTTCTCTTTTTTCTACAGGAAGAGAAACCTGTAATGCCCGTGAAGATGAGGTAGATTCCTTCCAGAAAATTGGCAAAACTCAATTAAATGCAGAGAATGtggatgagaaaataaaaaggagatttaagaagaaaaagaattctGCTGCTCAAGACACTGGTCATCACAGTTCAATGCCTTCAGCTGATAATCAAAGGAAGGCAGAAGCTTCATCtaaaatgagaaatgagaatCAAGGAAGTGAAGGAAAATTGCTTGCCAGCAACACTATCACCATGCAATTTCAAGGATCAGTATCAAAGGATGAATGTGCCGAGCACATGCTTCACCTTGGAAAGaaagagattttaaaaatttccaGAAGTGAGGATTCAGTTGGAGGAAAACCGATTAAATCAGGTGAAGAGCACGGCAAAAGTTCTGAACATGACATATTTTCATCACACTTTTGTGAAAATGTAATTGGTGACCATTCCAGTGTGAATGctaaaaaagaaggaaatttTTCTCGAACAAAGGGAAAGGCATCAAAATCAAAAACGTTAAGTACTTCCCTTTTTGGTGCTGGTCAGGAAACCAGTGATGTCAATGTAGATGAGGTGGAGTCCTCGCTGCATGACAGCAAAACTCAGGCAAATGCAGAGAATGGTAatgaaaaaatgagaaagaaatctaagaagaaaccaaattcTGCTACGAAGAGCCTTCCAGTTCAAGATGATGGTCATAAGGATCCAATACCTTCAACTAATAATCAAAGTGAGGTGAAAGTGTCaactaaaatgaaaaatgagaagGAAGGGAATGGAGGTAAATCAGAAGCTGGCAAATCTAGCACCACCATCCAACTGCAAGGATCTCTGTCAAAGGATGAAAGAGCAGAGCACACGCTTCAACCTGAAAATAAGCTTCTAAAAGTTTCTACGAGAAGTGGGACAATTGCTCCACTAATTGGTAAGTCTGATAAGCTCACTTCACTTCCTGAAGATGCAAGAAGGCTCAGTATTGCTGATGCTGAGCTGACCAGCATTAATTCAGAGAAGAAAAGTGAAGCTTTTGCTGTGTCAAAGTCTAACTTGGGGAATTCTAAGAAAACAgttgatcaaaacaaattaGGTAACAAGAGTCAATCAGGTGTTGGCCAGGCTGTTAGAAAAGCTTCTATTAACGATGTCGGGGAAGTTGTAAATAGATCAGAACATGACAAGAGCTTGTTAACCAAATCAGGAACAATTTTCAACGATTATTCTAGTGGGAGTTCtgaagatgatgatggagtCAAAAATTCGGATTCCAGCATCAGAACTCCATCAGCTAATTCATTTTCATCTGACTATTCTGATGGAGAAAGCAATGCAAATCTGAACTCACCACAGGATGGTAATTCAAATTCTCTCTCGATTTTCTAGTGCCTAACATTGGTATTTTACTATGAGGTTATATACCTTATACATAACATATGTGCTTTTGAATTTCTTAAGTATAATTTGACCTTTTCTGTTCTTCATACTTCTCAACACTCTTAATTACCGAGTTTGCCAAACTGTTGCAATCATAGCTTATCTAATGAGTCTTATTGATCAAGAAGGCCACTTCCTATCCTGAAAATTCATtgctatttcttttattttccaaaGCTTAGTCTTTTAGAATGTATTTGTTGTGGCTTTAATTATCTCATGGTAAGtcacttaattatttatattgtcCTTATTCATATCTCCTAAGGGAGATATGAATATGAGAAGGTGAAGTCACACTGTTTAGGCCATTACTTCTCACGACTTCCAAATGGTCCTTTTAGCGTCTATGAATGAGGCTGCATCTGTGTCTTCAATACCTTAGTTCAGTAAATAGATTGCCTGTTGTTTTCATTTACTTCTCATGATGAGTTTCTGATCAATTTTAAGGCTTGTAAAGGTTAGAAGCTGAACACAATCATTATTTGTATATAAACTGGATTTGGAACTTCCTTTACATTGTGCTTGTATGATGTAAAATGTTTCTTTAGATGCCAGAATATGAACAATTGATCTATTGTCCGCAAGTCAGTGCATTGCAGTAACTTTATTGTTCCTTTTGCTCttaccatatttcttcaaattGTATGTACTTAGGGCTGGGCATATTGTACACCGAAGCTATTATAGGAAGTTCAAGACATTGGCATTCAAGAGATTTGAGTGGATAACTTGTTATCCTCTGCCACTTATAGTTTGCAAAATTTACTCTGAACTTAAAGCAGctaatttttcaatttgaatCAAAATCGTTTCAGGATCTTATGactcaaaaagaaagaacagtGATGGAAGAAGCATCAGAAAAGCAAGGTAAGTGTCAGGAAGAATATGTTTGTGCACGCACGTTTGTCtgtgtaatattatatatatatatatgtgtgtgtgtgtgtgaaagtGGCGTCTGTATCATACTGAAAAAGTATTTCTGCATCTCTATGTGATGCTACTAGAagctaatttttcttaaaaatctgTCTCTTCAAGGTTACATACTCTTCAATATGTATGCTGATTTTTTCTTTCTGGTTATAAAACAATAATCACATTCTCTCTCTTATGCATGTAATGAATCTACCAGAAGCTCTTCAAGGGCCAAGAGTTTGACCTTAGATACAATCCTCAGAAGTTCGAGCAGATACAAGAAAGCTAAACAAACAGCCGTTCAATCAGAGCTGGAGGACACCGAAAGTCAGCCTGTTGATTATGTTCCAGACAGTCTGGTTGATATCTAGTTGGTCTGTTGCTTGGATTTTATTGTTGACAATCTCTTGGAGCACAAAACGTTTTGGTTATTTTTCACTGCCGGCTGTGCAAGAAAGGAGAAACAACCACTCACAGTTTGGTTCAAACAGATCTGCTGGTTATCTAATTACATCATCTTCTAGTTTtaccccaaaatattctcagtTTTATCTCTCCATCAAATGGAATCTTGCCTAAAGAGATTCTCAAAGTTAAAACTGTTGTCTTGAGAGCCGATTGACAATGCCGTAGACATAATTTCCTTGCCTAAAGAGATGCTCAGTTTGTAGGGTCCGATGCCTTGCAGGTTGTGTATGTTTGCCCATATCATGTGAGTTTGCATATAAAGCAGTATAGAAGAATTTCTGACTTCAATTTGATTCGATATATATGCTTTACAGTAAAATATCTCTCGTCTTGTTTaatgtttgaaaatgaaaaataaggtAAGTCTGCTAGTAATAATTCTATCATTGGCTGCATTTTAAAATGGcaatttatgaataaaatttggGTATATTTTTGGAGATGATGATTAAAAGATTTctgaatataatttctctttaaaaaaattttaggaaGAAAGCGAGTAAACTACATGACCATGGTACCTAAGTACCTTTGTGtacttattattaaaaagtaaataattagTTACCATAGTATGTTTATGTGCTGATTATTAAAAAGTACATAAACATACTATGGTAACAGATGCCATAGTATGTTTATAGGTCATTTCTTCTCGTATTCTTGTCCCTCTGATTCTATTTTTCTCATCAATTTCTTCCTCTGTttcgtttttattttatctGGGATGGATCATGTAACTCCCAGTAGACTTTCCTTTTCCTATCCTTATTTTATCCTTTCTCCCAAAAATAttgtcttttattttgatttaataGTTGCTAAAACATTAGAAGTGTTTGTACTACGAACGGCTACAACCAAGAATTCCTCCGCTACCCggctctttttctctcttcatgTGCTTATCCCTTCACTCACAAACAGTTACTACTATAGAGCAGTTGCAGGGTGTCTTACAACCATTGGGTAACTATCTCCCTTCCACTAAAAAGCCTATTGAGCTTAGCCCAGATTTCTATGGGCCTAAATCAGGGTCGAGTCTGATGCCCTTAAATGAAGCCCTAAAACAGATTGAATCCTTTGTTTCTGCTTCTCCCTAACATGGTAAGGGTGTTATGAAATCTGGAAACCATCCCCAACGTACTGCATTTAATCAGGTCGTTGGTAGTTCCATCGAAACATCACCATCTGGAGGCTAATGCTCAATCCCGCCGGGCACCATGAAGATTATGAGCTGGAACTCTCAAGGGCTTGGAAACCCTCAAGGAGTTTGTGTCCTCCAAGATTTGTTTTAGAGGGAAGATCCCGATATAGTCTTCATCATCGAGACACGCTCTAATACTCGTCGTGTAACAACCCACTCATAATAATAGAGCCCAAGATTTGATAAGACAAATAGCCCAATGTAAGTTATTAGCATTATCAAACCCATGAAGCCCTAGTAGATTAGTTCTAGCTCAATGAACCCAAAGTCCATGAAGAGAAGCCATAAAATAGACCAAGACCCTAATGGGCCCAAGGTCCAAACTTAGTCTACAACCAAGCCACATGGGCCGAATACTCATTAAGGCCCAAAATCCATTTCTAGTCCAACCCGCCACCCAAAAGCTAGGACTAAAGGAATTTCCAATTTAAAACACCAAGTTggaagaaattatgaaaatatcacCTTAGGAAGTTTCCTAGAAGATGCCTAGAAGGAAGATTACATTGGACTTCTTTATTTAATAAACTTCCAATTTTACCCTTACTTGGTTGGTCATTGAAGTCAATTCCATCAAGGCACTCCACTTAGGTTATGTAATCCTTAAGCTCTTCATTTATTTGGAATTAGATGGGATTAAACCAAGGACAAACCAAAACATGACTTATCCTTCATGACATGTATGGTCAAACCTCACACTCACTTTGTATTAGTCATAATAAATGTGTCTTTCATTGAACAACACCTAAACTACCTAGTATCCAAGAGCCAATCAAAAATCACATGACAAAGGCATGACTCACACGCAGAAGGCCATATTAGATATCACATATCCACTTCGGGTAACACATGTCCAAACAAAACCAAACTCCATCTCTACATTTCTTTGTCCAAATTAGACTAATAATATGTGCCACCAACATAGAATAACAGCTGATCACATAGGAATTTGTGGCCAGtagtaaaaatacaaaaacaatcaTAGAACGCAAGACACACCCTTATGGCATGTCACTACAAGCCATATTCGGACCAACCTACAAGCCAATGGTTGGAAGAAACTCTTTCCCAAGTCTTAGACATTGGCCCCAAGAAAAGAATAGGAAATTTCCTAAATCCGAAATCAGATTTGGCCCCATTTAGTCAAAGAGTCAAGAAGCAAAGACCATAACCACCTAAGATACCTATTCGGGCAGATTGTGTCCCTTGAAAGCAAAACAGAATTTTTCTACCTCCCACACGTTGCCAACACCTCATCTTCACAAAATATGACCTAGACACATCACCCTAAGTGTATGAGAGAAGTCGACCCATGTCAAAGCCCCTAGCCACATGTCAAATGACTTGAACACCACTCATAACCAAAAAACAAGCAATTGGGTACCCCTAAGGAAAAACCAATGATTTGAGTCAAGTTTGAAGGAAATTTTCTGAAGATTATCAATTCAAGTAAAGGTCTTTGAGAGAGGAATCAGATCTGCAAAAAAGGAAGCAAGGACAGTGCTCTTAGGATCCAACCAAATAGGAACTATTAGCCTAGCTCTAGCCGAATCTCATTAATGAGCTTTCTTCCAAATCTTCCACTACTCCCTCAACTCACTGCGTAGCCTTCAAGCAAAAATGAGATCTACAAATCTTCATATCCAAATGACACATAATCATGATTTGAAaccatggaagaagaagaaagaatcaaagaaaaacaaagggatAGCCAAATGGAGTTTATCAGCTTCTACACACTTGTCCAAGGAACCTTGTTTACATTATTGTATGGATGATGATTTTTGCCTTTGAATTTTTGGCTAAGTGTTGAAAGAGCTCATTAGGCCTTTTCTAATTTTTGGTAGGAATTGGATCTTATGGTGTATGGTTCTCTAGCCCACAAGAGGCAAATAGGAAGAATAGGCCCATGGAATTTGGCCCTCAAGGAATTAGGGTATTGGAAGCTCAAGTTGAACCCAAAAGGTGGTGCACCACATGGCATGGGAAGATCTTTTGGTTTTTCTAAAAGCTCATCATTTGAAACCTAGGAAAGTGTCAACACATGACACTTGTCCAACATGCATAGAGGCTCTAGAAGGAAGTGAGTGGATGAGATAAAGAGAGAGGATTCAGCCATAGGGTTGCACACCCCACATGCAAAAGTCAACCACCTTGGTCGACACTAGTCATGCATGGaaaggatttttttattttttatttagttccAAGAGGGATCTTTGCTTGGGAATAGGAAGTCATGATTCTAGAAGATTTTGGTAAGGCGAGAAGAGGGGCGATGGCTTAGACAAGGAACCCCAAGGGACACACGCCACCTACAACTAGGGAAGACCAAAAATCATTGAGAAGATATAGGATTTTCGGCAAGCACAAGGAACCCAAACACACACTCCATTCACCACATGGCAACCATGCACATGGGTAGAAGATTTAGGGTTTTCAAATATTCCCTTTCACCACTAGATACAATGAACCTAGACACGTGAAGAAGGGACAATGAAGGAAAGAGGGTTTCAGTTTGGGGAGGCTACACGCCACTTGTAAGAAGCAACCTTTGGCTTTTTAATGCAATCCCATCATAGGGAAGAGAAAGCGACTCTTTTGGCCAAGAAGCCAAGTGGCATTCATGCACAAGACTCTTGGTATTTCTAGAAGGGAGGGTGACGCCTATAAGAAGGGGGAGTCAAAAATGAGAAGCCTTTCTGGGACAAATTTCCAAAATTGTTTCTGTAATAACccgctcctttctctctcttatggTCATGAGTCTCATTATGTGTGCCGGACCTCGATAGCGTgtttttaaaagatatcaagTGATTTTTAAAGTAAGTCCGATATTTTAAAACCTATGGATATTttaaatgtctttttttttttttgataagaaacATAGCACTTTCTTCATTAAACAGCAAAAAGTACATCATAGATTCAGACCAAATAATTTGAAAGATACATTCAAGAAAAGAATCCCACCAAACTATCAAATCTTCTAGATGCTTAGCATATCTTGCTAAGTTGTGAGCTGCCTCATTTGCCATACGCCCCTTGTATTGAACTGAACATCTTGGTATTCTCTTCATTAACTCTTTCACTTCATGAACTACATTGCCCCAAGCTGACCTTGACTCCAAACTATTGTTTAATTCTTCTACCAACATTAAAGAGTCACTTTCAATAAGCAAATCTGGAATGCCCATTGGAATGCGTAGTTGTAGACCTCTCAGTATTGCTAGCAACTCCACCTTCATGGGATTTGTCACCCCATTTTCCTTCTTGCTTGCTGAAAATAGGACCACTCCTCTATCATTCCTCAACAACATTCCTACCCCAACTCGATCTTGATCTTCAAAAATTGCTCCATCCACATTGAGCTTCAAAGCACCTAAAGATGGAAGCTCTACAAGAGTATTTAATCTTCCTCAGATGCCTCACATCTCTGACCTCTTTATATTCTGCTGCAATAGATAAAGCTTTATCAATAGCCATATCAGGTTGTATAGTTATGTGTTCAAAAATCTGCTGGTTTCTCCTATACCACATGCCCCATGctataagaaaaatttttcaaGATCACCAAGCCTTCCcttttccatgacctccattgCAATCTGTATGACCTCTTTTTGCACATCAGTATTTAATAAACCCCGAAAGTGCTTATGCCATGATTGAATTACCATTGGACAATAACATAATGCATGCCCCACATCTTGCTCATTATTACACCACACACACTGATCTTCATTAATAACAAACCTCCCCTTAAGATTGGCACGGGTTGGAAGACCATTCTTGCAAGCTCTCCAAGCAAAGATCTTTATTTTGTTAGGCAGTTTCAGCTTCCATAACTTTGTCTAGAACCTAGTATAATCATTAGCATTTGAACACTCCCCTTCTTGTCTATCTTTTGAAAATAGTCATATGCACTCTTTACACTAAACACCccattcttctcatgatcccaTATAATGCAATCAGGCCTTACATCATTACTGATCAAGATTTTCAACACAGATTCTGCTGCAGCAGGTGGTAACAGCCTTCTAACCTTTTCTATATCCCACCATCTTGTGTTCTCATCAATAAGGTCTTCAACCATAagtgtttcatcaatatttGCTTGTATCGAATGTTGCAACACTCTATATCCAGGTATCCAATAATCTGTCCAAACCTTTATTGACTTCCATCCCCAACTCTCCATCTGCAGC
This Carya illinoinensis cultivar Pawnee chromosome 11, C.illinoinensisPawnee_v1, whole genome shotgun sequence DNA region includes the following protein-coding sequences:
- the LOC122281418 gene encoding uncharacterized protein LOC122281418 isoform X1 codes for the protein MAEPGSDDDKVSQNNIVFVDTSLDTHLALMVSDCDTVSDLKKKIIYEHPLCFPNIGLIQIHALKVKRKGYFYHLSDSMFVKSAFDGVKKNWFLGVDASRSAEHGENQHCLVPATENNLLRCFGIKNGTSFDRIDPPHDGPLKRQSNYDGSSLPLVESNHNAKENVPIADWYGSSESSRGVLKEKDASFTGVDKDTSQQDIIIPEKSLIDAGREVSCDMRMGIKDIADEPCRSSSSNTSRRLVSKIKKTDYLSKETEVTEKHGDCVTGNFNNDVDLKCKKSLEEASQVRLHGKRKRKIEKKDEDEDSLEGKTALTCNSNKKNSKAVGTSQHSMGDKLKTNATLDTIFTEPVEDVHLLETGSRSGKSKKRRKKSSNSINQVLAEVPSAGKDAGENFSAAVVIKCKVLGEEPGETSVPRQGVQEAATSELCGISIMEKKHVDLVHKEEEINKLPLSLVHKQKANATLERLASEPFKNVHLVVGIDSGSGKKKSSNPSTQVDAAAPSCEKVVGEESSRVAVGINLEDSSNGPHLDGDIVQDAMTSEHCGLSPKEKQCDPFPEIGEHDKLPDINMCDTSAGNVNSNDDASNEETAVGVGKMKNLKDGCIFELKGFKEPSSLRKDIELSRPENTVPNDEDDCETGLTDRVYVERESSHNRVSKRILSEKFKPPSQNETDMNAKEVIATSESLNGTGILKERKSVKKGRKKRKIEDSVEGTLMKSRLEHTKCSEHDISSTEPHKTINGDDYSCKDKQEERDFSPVKGKEVSKTKTVSTRVLGAGWETGEVNGDEVESLQHISKAQANSESTDEKMGKKLSKTKTVKASLFSTGRETCNAREDEVDSFQKIGKTQLNAENVDEKIKRRFKKKKNSAAQDTGHHSSMPSADNQRKAEASSKMRNENQGSEGKLLASNTITMQFQGSVSKDECAEHMLHLGKKEILKISRSEDSVGGKPIKSGEEHGKSSEHDIFSSHFCENVIGDHSSVNAKKEGNFSRTKGKASKSKTLSTSLFGAGQETSDVNVDEVESSLHDSKTQANAENGNEKMRKKSKKKPNSATKSLPVQDDGHKDPIPSTNNQSEVKVSTKMKNEKEGNGGKSEAGKSSTTIQLQGSLSKDERAEHTLQPENKLLKVSTRSGTIAPLIGKSDKLTSLPEDARRLSIADAELTSINSEKKSEAFAVSKSNLGNSKKTVDQNKLGNKSQSGVGQAVRKASINDVGEVVNRSEHDKSLLTKSGTIFNDYSSGSSEDDDGVKNSDSSIRTPSANSFSSDYSDGESNANLNSPQDGSYDSKRKNSDGRSIRKARSSSRAKSLTLDTILRSSSRYKKAKQTAVQSELEDTESQPVDYVPDSLVDI